The following proteins come from a genomic window of Sphaerisporangium rubeum:
- a CDS encoding tetratricopeptide repeat protein, with amino-acid sequence MDVDIWAWVADTQRQLHEAGNTGLAIALGDLPAQVFEGRYAQLDVMAPAVAQQAQELNQPWLEFFARYWHLLSRVGDRHQGAVALGDAEALAEFSRRADVKECPSTPAAVEAVALTQANTDGPGYAAERLAALGAVLDGVAHDSAAFCGLAAQYVSALLDAGEHEQAVTYHQSAVTGRRAADAQVSWELAAMGVRALLAAGRTEEARTELDAAKDFPADDPVSKPHREGVLRALVLATAGRHAAALEALPDLDVIGEHPRDWVEWARAVRLLDQVIANTWQLGRVLRQWMGYYESMGVHRGRVELALIAGHLAVARKGIWQARALADLAEAWTADLRVADGVAERVAELRAAADAATPLPAPGPQDELVAYFDAADGHNADPERWVGWLAPLSGTDLEATRRHTTTIAFLGYAPIGADLLWKQIVDSADPAQAEPDDVGYLTGVLIEAGQDERVERFAAMLPEPSRHLALARLHRARERWEQVREEAAASVAAGAEGGVALEAQRLLAGAAQQLGDNAEGAALLHKIVESGASEEEDVWRMIVMATAAEDWALVRAGAAKLGMDVDGTEGPIEEEWHLVRVVLPVSDGSRREVLSVRTGPATARLLIPQPRGMDYNAGDIVVIDPRPLEPVPEDPQQQESFVIPFAAVSMLRPGGYTSWFFDGAAPGEDDWTEFNELMAERGWPMWVYSEDNYTVTHPTSGESLQGVYGWIAVPPGVEPAQLDAVLDDATERWSHPLAWLDLARAAGIEAERHERIIKEYGL; translated from the coding sequence ACATCTGGGCATGGGTGGCGGACACCCAGCGGCAACTGCACGAAGCCGGTAACACCGGTCTTGCCATCGCGCTGGGTGACCTGCCCGCGCAGGTCTTCGAGGGCCGTTATGCCCAGCTTGACGTGATGGCCCCCGCGGTGGCCCAGCAGGCCCAGGAGCTGAACCAGCCGTGGCTGGAGTTCTTCGCGCGTTACTGGCATCTGCTGAGCCGGGTCGGCGACCGCCATCAGGGTGCGGTGGCCCTCGGCGACGCCGAGGCGCTGGCCGAGTTCTCCCGCAGGGCGGACGTCAAGGAGTGCCCCTCCACGCCGGCCGCCGTCGAGGCGGTGGCCCTCACCCAGGCCAACACCGACGGCCCGGGGTACGCCGCCGAGCGGCTGGCGGCTCTCGGCGCCGTGCTGGACGGCGTGGCCCACGACTCCGCGGCGTTCTGCGGTCTCGCCGCGCAGTACGTCTCGGCGCTTCTGGACGCGGGTGAGCACGAGCAGGCCGTCACCTACCACCAGTCCGCGGTGACCGGCCGCCGGGCCGCGGACGCGCAGGTGAGCTGGGAGCTCGCCGCCATGGGGGTGCGCGCGCTGCTCGCGGCGGGCCGCACCGAGGAGGCCCGCACCGAGCTCGACGCCGCCAAGGACTTCCCGGCCGACGACCCGGTGTCCAAGCCGCACCGTGAGGGTGTGCTGCGCGCGCTGGTGCTCGCCACCGCGGGCCGCCACGCCGCCGCGCTGGAGGCGCTGCCCGATCTCGACGTCATCGGCGAGCACCCCCGCGACTGGGTGGAGTGGGCCCGTGCGGTGCGCCTGCTCGACCAGGTCATCGCCAACACCTGGCAGCTCGGCCGGGTGCTGCGCCAGTGGATGGGTTACTACGAGAGCATGGGTGTGCACCGCGGCCGGGTCGAGCTGGCGCTGATCGCCGGCCACCTCGCGGTGGCGCGCAAGGGCATCTGGCAGGCGCGCGCTCTGGCCGATCTGGCCGAGGCCTGGACGGCCGACCTGCGGGTCGCCGACGGTGTGGCCGAGCGGGTGGCCGAGTTGCGGGCCGCCGCCGACGCCGCCACGCCGTTGCCCGCTCCCGGCCCGCAGGACGAGCTGGTGGCCTACTTCGACGCGGCCGACGGCCACAACGCCGACCCTGAGCGGTGGGTCGGCTGGCTGGCCCCGCTGTCGGGGACCGATCTGGAGGCCACGCGCCGCCACACCACGACCATCGCCTTCCTCGGGTACGCGCCGATCGGCGCCGACCTGCTGTGGAAGCAGATCGTCGACTCCGCCGACCCGGCGCAGGCCGAGCCCGACGACGTCGGCTACCTCACCGGGGTGCTGATCGAGGCCGGTCAGGACGAGCGGGTGGAGCGGTTCGCGGCCATGCTGCCGGAGCCGTCCCGCCATCTCGCTCTGGCGCGGCTGCACCGCGCGCGCGAGCGCTGGGAGCAGGTGCGCGAGGAGGCCGCCGCGTCGGTGGCGGCCGGGGCCGAGGGTGGGGTGGCGCTTGAGGCGCAGCGCCTGCTCGCGGGAGCGGCGCAGCAGCTCGGCGACAACGCCGAAGGCGCGGCACTGCTCCACAAGATCGTCGAGTCCGGTGCCTCCGAGGAGGAGGACGTGTGGCGCATGATCGTCATGGCCACCGCCGCCGAGGACTGGGCCCTGGTGCGCGCCGGCGCGGCCAAGCTCGGCATGGACGTCGACGGCACCGAGGGCCCGATCGAGGAGGAGTGGCACCTCGTGCGGGTCGTGCTTCCCGTCTCCGACGGCAGCCGCCGCGAGGTGCTGTCGGTGCGCACCGGCCCCGCGACCGCGCGGCTGCTCATCCCGCAGCCCCGCGGCATGGACTACAACGCCGGTGACATCGTCGTCATCGACCCCCGGCCGCTGGAGCCGGTACCCGAGGACCCTCAGCAGCAGGAGAGCTTCGTCATCCCGTTCGCCGCCGTCTCCATGCTCCGGCCCGGCGGCTACACGAGCTGGTTCTTCGACGGCGCGGCCCCCGGCGAGGACGACTGGACCGAGTTCAACGAGCTGATGGCCGAGCGCGGCTGGCCCATGTGGGTCTACAGCGAGGACAACTACACCGTCACCCATCCCACCTCCGGTGAGAGCCTTCAGGGTGTGTACGGCTGGATCGCCGTTCCCCCCGGC